The following are from one region of the Halarcobacter sp. genome:
- the pyrH gene encoding UMP kinase: MRKRVLVKFSGEALAGTDGYGIDTQILDYIGNEIKELVDNNIEVGIVIGGGNIIRGVTAAADGVIKRTSADYMGMLATVINGVAMQEALEHKGLSARLQTAIKMEQIAEPYIVRRATRHLQKGRVVIFSAGTGNPYFTTDTAATLRATEIDACMLIKATKVDGVYNKDPMKYSDAVKLDQISYDQALEDHIKVMDDTAIALAKDNKLPIVVANMNEKGNLLKIINGDHSKCSIVK, from the coding sequence ATGAGAAAGAGAGTACTTGTAAAATTTTCTGGTGAAGCACTAGCTGGTACAGATGGATATGGTATTGACACTCAGATTTTAGACTACATTGGTAATGAGATCAAAGAGTTAGTTGATAATAATATTGAAGTTGGAATTGTTATAGGTGGTGGAAATATCATTAGAGGCGTTACTGCAGCAGCTGATGGTGTTATTAAAAGAACAAGTGCAGATTATATGGGTATGTTAGCAACAGTTATCAATGGTGTTGCTATGCAAGAAGCTTTAGAACATAAAGGACTTTCTGCAAGACTACAAACTGCAATTAAAATGGAACAAATAGCTGAACCTTACATTGTAAGAAGAGCTACAAGACATTTACAAAAAGGAAGAGTTGTAATATTTAGTGCTGGTACAGGAAACCCTTACTTTACTACAGATACAGCAGCAACACTTAGAGCAACTGAAATTGACGCATGTATGTTAATTAAAGCAACTAAAGTTGATGGTGTTTATAATAAAGATCCTATGAAATATAGCGATGCTGTTAAATTAGATCAAATAAGTTACGATCAAGCATTGGAAGACCATATCAAAGTTATGGATGATACAGCAATTGCATTAGCAAAAGATAATAAACTTCCTATAGTTGTAGCAAATATGAATGAAAAAGGAAACCTACTAAAGATTATCAATGGTGATCATAGTAAGTGTTCAATTGTAAAATAA
- a CDS encoding AAA family ATPase codes for MTSLEFCHELEFTKINFIERKSKITHPKTILLGAPKVGKSFLIYDYLSNFKSKEYLYIDFDDYRNEKEEIAQNLEEYVFRNNIKVIVLENFLFDIKIPFCDSVIITSKIQKNMKGYKTIKVNPLDFEEYLLHDKRNQNITHNFNSFLKYGNLPQTPQTPDFRIFKELQNIIKLIFEDKTSEEILKILIFNIDEKKSLNQLYLSLKSKMKISKDKFYEQCKLLEENFIIYFISKYNQEKAVKKIYLYNSAFFSATSHKKKFKNEFTNIIFQELLNKQEEIFYLDYIDFYIPKKDIGIVSIPFFNSILMQAQLKKIKKTALEYHIKEINIITVSNNEVINSKELKINVLPFYEWALG; via the coding sequence ATGACATCTTTAGAATTTTGTCATGAGCTTGAATTTACAAAAATAAATTTTATAGAAAGAAAATCAAAAATAACTCATCCTAAAACCATACTTTTAGGAGCACCTAAAGTTGGAAAAAGTTTTCTCATTTATGATTATTTATCAAATTTTAAATCAAAAGAATACCTTTATATAGATTTTGATGATTATAGAAATGAGAAAGAAGAGATTGCCCAAAACCTAGAAGAGTATGTTTTTAGAAATAATATAAAAGTTATAGTATTAGAAAATTTTTTATTCGATATTAAAATACCTTTTTGTGATAGTGTAATAATAACTTCAAAAATACAAAAAAACATGAAAGGTTATAAGACTATAAAAGTTAATCCTTTAGATTTTGAAGAGTACCTATTACATGATAAAAGAAATCAAAATATTACTCATAACTTTAATAGTTTTTTGAAATATGGAAATCTTCCACAAACACCTCAAACTCCTGACTTCAGGATATTTAAAGAGTTACAAAATATAATCAAACTTATTTTTGAAGATAAAACTTCAGAAGAGATTCTTAAAATATTAATTTTTAATATAGATGAAAAAAAATCTTTAAATCAATTATATCTTTCCCTTAAATCCAAAATGAAAATATCAAAAGATAAATTTTATGAACAGTGTAAATTATTAGAAGAAAATTTTATTATTTATTTTATATCTAAATATAATCAAGAAAAAGCCGTAAAAAAAATCTATTTATATAATAGTGCTTTTTTTAGTGCAACAAGCCATAAAAAGAAATTTAAAAATGAATTTACTAATATTATTTTTCAAGAATTGTTAAATAAACAAGAAGAGATATTTTATCTAGATTATATCGATTTTTATATCCCTAAAAAAGATATAGGAATAGTATCTATACCATTTTTTAATTCAATACTTATGCAAGCTCAACTTAAAAAAATAAAAAAAACAGCTTTAGAATACCATATAAAAGAGATTAATATTATTACTGTATCAAACAATGAAGTTATAAACTCGAAAGAGTTAAAAATAAATGTTTTACCTTTCTATGAATGGGCATTAGGTTAA
- the pdxA gene encoding 4-hydroxythreonine-4-phosphate dehydrogenase, with translation MEHIKPTIAISIGDLNGIGVEIALISHEKISKYCTPLYCINKTMLNQAAKILGIKIPKDFKTYDVKGDFEIKPGKVSRKSGKYSYDSFNEAINLANKNKVDAIATLPINKEAWNKAKIKYKGHTEVLRDFFGKNAIMMLGCKKLFVSLYTEHIPLKKVAKSIEEETLTQFLLDFYKSVNSERIGVLALNPHASDNGVLGNEEVEIFKAIKNANKKLEKDIFKGPLVPDTAFSKASRKNFKYFVAMYHDQGLAPLKALYFDESINVSLNLPIVRTSVDHGTAFDIAYEKNRKLNCKSYINAIKEAIELQDRK, from the coding sequence ATGGAACACATTAAACCAACTATTGCAATCTCAATAGGTGATTTAAATGGTATAGGTGTAGAGATTGCACTAATTTCCCACGAAAAGATTTCTAAATATTGTACTCCCCTTTACTGCATAAATAAAACTATGTTAAACCAAGCAGCTAAAATACTTGGAATTAAGATTCCAAAAGATTTTAAAACTTATGACGTAAAAGGTGACTTTGAAATAAAGCCAGGAAAAGTTTCAAGAAAAAGTGGGAAATATTCTTATGATTCTTTTAATGAAGCAATAAACTTAGCAAATAAAAATAAAGTTGATGCAATTGCAACCTTACCAATAAACAAAGAAGCTTGGAATAAAGCCAAAATAAAATACAAAGGCCATACTGAAGTATTAAGAGACTTTTTTGGCAAAAATGCAATTATGATGTTAGGTTGTAAAAAGCTTTTTGTTTCTTTATATACAGAACATATACCTTTAAAAAAAGTTGCAAAATCTATTGAAGAAGAAACACTAACTCAATTTTTACTTGACTTTTATAAAAGTGTAAATAGTGAAAGGATTGGTGTTTTAGCTCTAAATCCCCATGCGAGTGATAACGGCGTTTTAGGGAATGAAGAGGTTGAAATATTTAAAGCCATAAAAAATGCTAATAAGAAACTTGAAAAAGATATTTTTAAAGGTCCACTAGTACCTGATACAGCCTTTTCAAAAGCTTCAAGAAAAAACTTTAAGTATTTTGTTGCAATGTATCATGACCAAGGCTTAGCACCTTTAAAAGCACTATATTTTGATGAAAGTATTAATGTAAGTTTAAATCTACCAATCGTAAGAACCTCTGTTGACCATGGAACTGCATTTGATATAGCTTATGAAAAGAATAGAAAACTAAATTGTAAAAGTTATATAAATGCAATCAAAGAGGCCATTGAGTTACAAGATAGAAAATAA
- a CDS encoding DNA-directed RNA polymerase subunit omega: MMRLEERMSQALKKVNNDRYILAIAVGQRADELSKGAKPLLDKNTQNMKYTDIAIDEIATGVLKIEGLVHKD, encoded by the coding sequence ATGATGAGATTAGAAGAAAGAATGTCACAAGCTTTAAAAAAAGTAAACAATGACAGATATATTTTAGCTATTGCTGTGGGACAAAGAGCAGATGAATTAAGTAAAGGAGCTAAACCATTACTTGATAAAAATACGCAAAATATGAAATATACTGATATTGCAATTGACGAGATTGCAACTGGTGTTTTAAAAATCGAAGGTTTAGTTCATAAAGATTAG
- a CDS encoding anthranilate synthase component I family protein yields MQFFSKELFLDQFTPVSIYEKVKNIYKNEITFLFESTINSADGNYSYIVIGDRERVWYEDGICYYKNEKKEISQVESNPLKFLQKYYKSIDKEFFKQKSEELGIGLIDGFIGNVGYDIGKEFEPVLKKYMNDLEDQLHIPDLDLIRPNIILGFSHKTSKLVMVTSLEEKAEDLEKIELELLTPYSFTPLKKAELFDEGKFNYTKKEFFDMVEKSKEMIRSGDVFQILMSNRFVQQARVDHLSFYRALRSKNPSPYLFFLEFEDFSIAGSSPEVMVRLVDGHILLRPIAGTRKRGKNLDRDLELEQEMIGDDKERAEHIMLVDLGRNDVGRVAKPGTVKATELMRVERYSHVMHMVSDVEAKIDDKYDMFDLFAATFTAGTMTGAPKIRAMELIAQFEGIKRNFYSGSIAYFGFDGNMDSAITIRTTMLTKDKVIFQAGAGVVADSQPELEFLEVQNKLAANISTLKDLS; encoded by the coding sequence ATGCAATTTTTTTCTAAAGAACTTTTTCTAGATCAATTCACTCCTGTTTCGATCTACGAAAAAGTTAAAAATATATATAAAAACGAAATAACATTTTTATTTGAAAGTACAATCAATTCAGCAGATGGAAACTACTCATATATTGTAATAGGTGATAGGGAACGAGTTTGGTATGAAGATGGTATTTGTTATTATAAAAATGAAAAAAAAGAGATTAGCCAAGTAGAATCTAATCCTTTAAAGTTTTTACAAAAATATTATAAATCAATAGATAAAGAGTTTTTCAAACAAAAATCTGAAGAGTTAGGAATTGGACTAATTGATGGTTTTATTGGGAATGTTGGTTATGATATAGGTAAAGAGTTTGAACCTGTATTAAAAAAATATATGAATGATTTAGAAGACCAACTTCATATTCCAGATTTAGACCTAATCAGACCAAATATAATCCTTGGATTCTCACATAAAACTTCAAAACTTGTAATGGTTACTTCTTTAGAAGAAAAAGCAGAAGATTTAGAAAAAATTGAACTTGAACTTTTAACTCCATATAGTTTCACTCCACTAAAAAAAGCTGAACTTTTTGATGAGGGTAAATTTAACTATACAAAAAAAGAGTTTTTTGATATGGTTGAAAAATCTAAAGAAATGATTAGATCAGGAGATGTTTTTCAAATACTTATGTCAAACAGATTCGTACAACAAGCAAGAGTTGATCACTTAAGTTTTTATAGAGCCCTTAGAAGTAAAAATCCTAGCCCTTATCTTTTCTTTTTAGAGTTTGAAGACTTCTCTATTGCAGGAAGTTCACCGGAAGTTATGGTAAGACTAGTAGATGGTCATATACTTTTAAGACCCATTGCAGGAACAAGAAAAAGAGGAAAAAATCTTGACAGAGATTTAGAACTAGAACAAGAGATGATAGGTGATGATAAAGAAAGAGCAGAACATATTATGCTTGTTGATCTTGGAAGAAATGATGTGGGTAGAGTTGCAAAACCAGGAACTGTTAAAGCAACTGAACTTATGAGAGTTGAAAGATATTCTCATGTTATGCATATGGTTTCAGATGTGGAAGCAAAAATTGATGACAAATACGATATGTTTGACCTATTTGCAGCAACATTTACAGCAGGAACTATGACAGGAGCACCTAAGATTAGAGCGATGGAACTTATTGCTCAATTTGAAGGGATAAAAAGAAATTTTTATTCAGGAAGTATTGCCTATTTTGGATTTGATGGAAATATGGATAGTGCAATTACTATTAGAACAACTATGCTTACAAAAGATAAAGTTATTTTCCAAGCAGGTGCAGGAGTTGTTGCAGATAGCCAACCAGAACTTGAATTTTTAGAAGTGCAAAATAAACTTGCAGCTAATATTTCAACATTAAAAGATTTATCATAA
- a CDS encoding RelA/SpoT family protein, translated as MDPFILKVQSINTLDDAIALLHKETKVSQKLESIIDFAIKAHEGQFRKSGEPYVIHPILVATVVSHFSKDEDIIATALLHDVVEDTEYTLDFVRENWGDNVAHMVDGLTKIDAIREHELPPSDSNKKLISSAMTFRKMLIASIDDVRVLIVKLCDRLHNMLTLSALPENKQKRIAEETLVVYVPIAHRLGISTVKNTLEDLAFYYIYPEEYKKIDDFMIEHQHAIQLTFNKFISSTKQVLEKNGFDLNTVQINSRIKHYYSIYLKMQRKGVTIDEILDLLAIRILVPEDIDCYKVLGFLHLAYKPLISRFKDYVSTPKENGYQTIHTTVFYNSKIYEVQIRTFEMNKVAEYGIAAHWKYKSGLKHQPNLNWLKSLEYSNDNVEEFYQDTKDNLYSEEIVVYSPHGDTFNLPRGSTAYDFAYAVHTDVGKNAVECYINKIKKPLLTELHSSDIVSIKTVDYAIPRCSWIDMVKTNRAKKQIRFLCSQRLKEIDELTGRNIINTVFSKYMDKVTAVYKFDSLYKVPQIIDYFKHVKHEIEKKIIQDRGFVARFKIYTSKIKKFKFDNMILYSNFSINSVSFDHCCHPKFADEIVAFKDGNKAVIHHKMCDKAYKQIMSNEPMLFCKWTVDTLYQYKMVVSLPNTKGELSRLLSYMSQYEGYILSVDYGREKHSYRQYCDIEFEINISNVEEVRKIIEKKAKVIEFFSKKDAYNK; from the coding sequence ATGGATCCGTTTATTTTAAAAGTTCAAAGTATTAATACTTTGGATGATGCTATTGCACTACTACATAAAGAAACAAAAGTAAGCCAAAAACTTGAGAGTATAATTGATTTTGCAATTAAAGCTCACGAGGGTCAATTTAGAAAAAGTGGCGAACCTTATGTAATACACCCTATTCTTGTTGCGACTGTTGTATCTCACTTTTCTAAAGATGAAGATATTATTGCTACTGCATTACTTCATGATGTTGTGGAAGACACTGAATATACTTTAGACTTTGTTAGGGAAAACTGGGGTGACAATGTTGCCCATATGGTTGATGGATTAACTAAAATTGATGCTATTAGAGAGCATGAATTACCACCATCAGATTCAAACAAAAAACTAATATCTTCAGCTATGACATTTAGAAAAATGTTAATTGCTTCAATTGATGATGTAAGAGTTTTAATTGTCAAACTTTGTGATAGACTTCACAACATGTTAACACTTTCAGCACTTCCAGAAAATAAACAAAAAAGAATAGCAGAAGAAACACTTGTTGTTTATGTTCCAATTGCACATAGACTTGGTATCTCTACAGTTAAAAATACCCTTGAAGATTTAGCATTTTATTACATCTATCCAGAAGAGTATAAAAAAATTGACGACTTTATGATTGAGCATCAACATGCTATTCAATTAACTTTTAATAAATTTATATCTTCAACAAAACAAGTTTTAGAAAAAAATGGTTTTGATTTAAATACTGTGCAAATTAACAGTAGAATAAAACACTACTATTCTATATATCTAAAGATGCAAAGAAAAGGTGTAACAATTGATGAGATTCTTGACCTTCTTGCAATTAGAATTTTAGTTCCTGAAGATATTGATTGTTATAAAGTCTTAGGATTTTTACACTTAGCTTATAAACCTTTAATATCTAGGTTTAAAGATTATGTTTCAACTCCAAAAGAGAATGGTTATCAAACTATACATACAACAGTATTTTACAATTCAAAGATTTATGAAGTACAAATTAGAACTTTTGAGATGAATAAAGTTGCTGAATATGGTATTGCCGCACACTGGAAATATAAAAGTGGTTTAAAACATCAACCAAATCTAAATTGGCTAAAATCTTTAGAATACTCAAATGACAATGTGGAAGAGTTTTATCAAGATACAAAAGATAATCTATACTCAGAAGAGATTGTAGTATACTCACCACATGGAGACACTTTTAATTTACCAAGAGGTTCAACAGCTTATGATTTTGCCTATGCTGTTCACACAGATGTTGGGAAAAATGCAGTAGAGTGTTATATAAATAAAATCAAAAAACCATTATTAACTGAACTTCATAGTTCAGACATTGTTTCAATCAAAACAGTTGATTATGCAATTCCTAGATGTTCTTGGATTGACATGGTAAAAACAAATAGAGCAAAAAAACAGATTAGATTTTTATGTTCACAAAGATTAAAAGAGATTGATGAATTAACAGGTAGAAATATAATTAATACTGTTTTTTCAAAATATATGGATAAAGTTACAGCTGTTTACAAGTTTGATTCACTATATAAAGTGCCCCAAATTATTGACTACTTTAAGCATGTTAAACATGAAATTGAGAAAAAAATCATTCAAGATAGAGGATTTGTAGCTAGATTTAAAATATATACTAGTAAAATCAAAAAATTTAAATTTGATAATATGATTTTATATTCAAATTTTAGTATTAATTCTGTATCATTTGACCACTGTTGTCATCCCAAATTTGCTGATGAAATTGTAGCTTTTAAAGATGGGAATAAAGCTGTAATTCATCATAAAATGTGTGACAAGGCTTATAAACAAATTATGAGTAATGAACCTATGTTATTTTGTAAGTGGACCGTAGATACACTTTATCAATACAAAATGGTTGTTAGTTTACCAAATACTAAAGGTGAATTATCTAGATTACTATCTTATATGAGCCAATATGAAGGATATATCTTATCTGTGGATTATGGTAGAGAAAAACACTCCTACAGACAATATTGTGATATAGAGTTTGAAATAAATATCTCAAATGTAGAAGAGGTAAGAAAAATCATAGAGAAAAAAGCAAAAGTTATTGAATTTTTCTCAAAAAAAGATGCATATAATAAATAA
- a CDS encoding pyridoxine 5'-phosphate synthase, whose amino-acid sequence MLLGVNIDHIAVLREARKINDPNPLDAISICKIADADQITIHLREDRRHIHDKDAEIICKLSPLPVNLECAIDEEIIDIVCNLKPMRATLVPEKREEVTTEGGLDLIKYFDKIEKAVKKLHKNGIEVSLFIDPNKQMIEASSKLNVEWVELHTGSFANIYAMLYSNLANTHHTIKELELPRDELKKLLEKSRKEIKKAALKAQDLNLKVAAGHGLNYQNVTQITSIKAIEELNIGQSIIARSVFTGLEKAIIDMKDLL is encoded by the coding sequence TTGTTACTTGGAGTAAATATTGATCATATTGCAGTTTTAAGGGAAGCAAGAAAAATAAATGACCCTAATCCACTAGATGCAATCTCTATTTGTAAAATAGCAGATGCAGATCAGATTACAATACATTTAAGAGAAGATAGAAGACATATACATGATAAAGATGCTGAGATTATTTGTAAACTTTCACCTCTTCCAGTAAATTTAGAATGTGCAATAGATGAAGAGATCATTGATATAGTTTGTAATTTAAAACCAATGAGAGCAACACTAGTTCCAGAAAAAAGAGAAGAAGTAACAACTGAAGGTGGATTAGATTTAATCAAATACTTTGATAAAATTGAAAAAGCAGTTAAAAAACTTCATAAAAATGGTATTGAGGTTTCGTTATTCATTGACCCAAATAAACAAATGATTGAAGCCTCTTCAAAACTAAATGTAGAATGGGTTGAACTACATACCGGATCATTTGCAAATATCTATGCAATGCTTTATAGTAATCTAGCAAATACACACCATACAATCAAAGAATTAGAACTTCCAAGAGATGAATTAAAAAAACTATTAGAAAAAAGCAGAAAAGAGATTAAAAAAGCAGCTTTAAAAGCTCAAGATTTAAATCTAAAAGTTGCAGCAGGACATGGACTTAACTATCAAAATGTTACTCAAATAACTTCTATAAAAGCAATAGAAGAATTAAATATAGGACAAAGTATTATTGCAAGATCGGTATTTACAGGTTTAGAAAAAGCAATTATTGATATGAAAGATTTACTGTAA
- the tyrS gene encoding tyrosine--tRNA ligase, translated as MEEKVKEALAEIQRGTAEIIDIEGIEKLIRNYYEKGENFYVKAGFDPTAPDLHLGHTVLIQKMATFQKFGGIVQFLIGDFTATIGDPTGKSETRKVLSEDQVLENAQSYKDQVFKILDPEKTEVKFNSKWLKELGTGGLISLASNLTVARMLERDDFSKRYATNTPIAVSEFTYPLLQGYDSVAMGTDIELGGTDQKFNLLMGRTLQKAYNTGKQQAVLMMPILEGLDGVQKMSKSLGNYIGVTDAPNDMFGKTLSISDELMWRYYELLSTKSLKEIEELQTGVEDGSLHPKKVKEELAMEIVDRFHGQGQGQIAKVEFEKVFAKKDIPTDMPEYEMEAGIWLCQALVDSKLVNSTSQARRDVKANAVSINQEKVNDEKLNLDAGEYILQKGKKSFAKIIIK; from the coding sequence ATGGAAGAGAAAGTAAAAGAAGCCCTTGCAGAAATACAAAGAGGAACTGCAGAAATAATTGATATTGAAGGAATTGAAAAATTAATTAGAAACTATTATGAAAAGGGTGAAAATTTTTATGTAAAAGCTGGATTTGATCCAACTGCTCCAGATTTACACTTAGGACACACTGTATTAATTCAAAAAATGGCAACATTTCAAAAATTTGGTGGAATTGTTCAATTTTTAATTGGAGATTTTACAGCAACAATTGGAGATCCAACTGGAAAAAGTGAAACAAGAAAAGTTTTAAGTGAAGATCAGGTTTTAGAAAATGCTCAAAGCTATAAAGACCAAGTATTTAAAATCTTAGATCCTGAAAAAACAGAAGTTAAGTTCAATTCAAAATGGTTAAAAGAGTTAGGTACAGGTGGACTTATCTCTCTTGCTTCAAATTTAACAGTTGCTAGAATGTTAGAAAGAGATGATTTTTCAAAAAGATATGCCACAAATACTCCAATAGCAGTTAGTGAATTTACTTATCCTCTACTTCAAGGTTATGATTCTGTTGCTATGGGAACTGATATTGAACTTGGTGGAACAGACCAAAAATTTAATCTTCTTATGGGAAGAACTTTACAAAAAGCATATAATACAGGAAAACAACAAGCTGTATTAATGATGCCTATATTAGAAGGTTTAGATGGGGTTCAAAAAATGTCTAAATCTTTAGGTAACTATATTGGAGTTACAGATGCACCAAATGATATGTTTGGTAAAACACTTTCAATTTCAGATGAGTTGATGTGGAGATATTATGAACTTCTTTCAACAAAATCATTAAAAGAGATTGAAGAGCTTCAAACTGGTGTTGAAGATGGAAGCTTACATCCTAAAAAAGTTAAAGAAGAGTTAGCAATGGAGATTGTTGACAGATTTCATGGGCAAGGACAAGGGCAAATTGCAAAAGTAGAATTTGAAAAAGTATTTGCAAAAAAAGATATCCCAACTGATATGCCAGAATATGAAATGGAAGCTGGTATTTGGCTATGTCAAGCTTTAGTTGATTCTAAACTTGTTAATTCAACTTCGCAAGCTAGACGTGATGTAAAGGCAAATGCTGTTAGTATTAATCAAGAAAAAGTAAATGATGAGAAACTAAATTTAGATGCGGGTGAATATATTTTACAAAAAGGTAAAAAAAGTTTCGCTAAGATAATAATAAAATAA
- a CDS encoding SPOR domain-containing protein, which translates to MEIRGEDFIKKVQLKQEKSEIEERLNEIKNNESSFEQQEVPQPQQPSPSQSQLDREIEIQEEREYSDIMLGKNTSNEQSKKKYLVLGLILVILFLLTIIIIRLLTNDSTSNDSFTKDSSSNTENSIGNENIEEQYQKIINEKLKNIKEEKEKEAQAEEKVDENLSLEKIEQKELVEEAKVEESKPDVFNVKEEIKPTPPKKVVEKKPAVKKTQPKVIQNAISSSTSAITTKPKGTFVQIGAFSKMPSAEYLNTIKSKGFSYKVYKVSINGKVFHKVLIGPYSSRGQAKNATDNIKRDLNVTGAFILTY; encoded by the coding sequence ATGGAAATTAGAGGCGAAGATTTTATAAAGAAAGTTCAATTAAAACAAGAAAAAAGTGAGATTGAAGAGAGACTTAATGAGATAAAAAACAATGAGTCTAGCTTTGAACAACAAGAGGTACCACAACCACAACAACCCTCTCCTTCTCAAAGTCAACTTGATAGAGAGATTGAGATTCAAGAGGAAAGGGAATATAGTGATATAATGCTAGGTAAAAATACTTCTAATGAACAAAGTAAAAAGAAATATCTTGTTTTAGGATTAATACTTGTAATTCTTTTTTTATTGACTATAATAATTATTCGCCTTTTAACTAATGATTCTACATCAAATGATTCATTTACAAAAGATAGTTCAAGTAATACTGAAAATAGTATTGGTAATGAAAATATAGAAGAACAGTATCAAAAAATCATCAATGAGAAATTAAAAAACATTAAAGAAGAAAAAGAGAAAGAAGCTCAAGCTGAAGAAAAAGTGGATGAAAATTTAAGTCTTGAAAAAATTGAACAAAAAGAGTTAGTTGAAGAGGCTAAAGTTGAAGAATCTAAACCTGATGTTTTTAATGTAAAAGAAGAGATAAAACCAACACCACCTAAAAAAGTAGTTGAGAAAAAACCAGCAGTTAAAAAAACTCAACCAAAAGTTATACAAAATGCCATCTCATCATCTACTAGTGCTATTACTACAAAACCAAAAGGAACTTTTGTTCAAATTGGTGCTTTTTCTAAGATGCCTAGTGCTGAATATTTAAATACTATTAAATCTAAAGGTTTTTCATATAAAGTATATAAAGTTTCAATAAATGGAAAAGTTTTCCATAAAGTTTTAATAGGACCATACTCTTCAAGAGGACAAGCAAAAAATGCAACAGATAACATTAAAAGAGATTTAAATGTGACTGGTGCATTCATATTAACATATTAA
- a CDS encoding serine hydroxymethyltransferase, with the protein MSFINERRLEEADKEIFDIVEAELQRQTDHLEMIASENFTSPAVMETMGSVFTNKYAEGYPYKRYYGGCEFADKAEQLAIDRACEIFGCNYANVQPHSGSQANGAVYAALIKAGDKILGMDLSHGGHLTHGSKPSFSGKNYQAFYYGVELDGRINYDKVMEIAQIVQPKIIVCGASAYAREIDFAKFREIADAVGAYLFADIAHIAGLVAAGEHPSPFPYADVVTTTTHKTLRGPRGGMIMCNDEEISKKINSAIFPGTQGGPLVHVMAAKAVAFKEILDPAWKDYAKQVKANAKVLGEVMMSRGYDIVSDGTDNHLVLVSFLNKEFSGKDADAALGNAGITVNKNTVPGETRSPFVTSGIRIGSPALTARGMKEEEFTFIANKICDVLDDINNTDLQAKIKQELKELARDFVIYSKSTY; encoded by the coding sequence ATGAGCTTTATAAATGAGAGAAGATTAGAAGAAGCAGATAAAGAGATATTTGATATAGTAGAAGCAGAACTACAAAGACAAACAGACCACCTAGAGATGATAGCAAGTGAGAACTTCACGTCTCCTGCTGTAATGGAAACAATGGGTTCAGTATTTACAAATAAATACGCAGAAGGATACCCATATAAAAGATACTACGGTGGATGTGAATTTGCAGATAAAGCAGAACAACTAGCAATAGATAGAGCATGCGAAATCTTTGGATGTAATTACGCAAATGTACAACCACACTCAGGATCACAAGCAAATGGTGCAGTATACGCAGCATTAATTAAAGCAGGTGATAAAATCCTTGGTATGGATCTTTCTCATGGTGGACATTTAACTCATGGTTCTAAACCATCATTTTCTGGTAAAAACTACCAAGCATTCTACTATGGTGTAGAATTAGATGGAAGAATAAACTATGATAAAGTTATGGAAATAGCTCAAATAGTACAACCAAAAATAATCGTTTGCGGAGCATCTGCTTATGCAAGAGAGATTGACTTTGCTAAATTTAGAGAAATAGCAGATGCAGTTGGTGCTTACCTTTTTGCAGATATCGCTCATATTGCTGGTCTAGTAGCTGCTGGTGAACACCCAAGCCCATTTCCTTACGCAGATGTAGTAACAACTACAACTCATAAGACTCTAAGAGGTCCAAGAGGTGGTATGATAATGTGTAATGATGAAGAGATATCTAAAAAAATAAACTCTGCAATTTTCCCAGGAACACAAGGTGGACCACTTGTACATGTAATGGCAGCAAAAGCAGTAGCATTTAAAGAGATATTAGATCCAGCTTGGAAAGATTACGCAAAACAAGTAAAAGCAAACGCAAAAGTACTTGGTGAAGTGATGATGTCAAGAGGATATGATATAGTATCAGATGGAACAGATAATCACTTAGTATTAGTATCATTTTTAAATAAAGAGTTTTCAGGTAAAGATGCAGATGCAGCATTAGGAAATGCAGGTATTACTGTAAATAAAAATACAGTACCAGGTGAAACAAGAAGCCCATTTGTAACTTCAGGGATTAGAATTGGTTCACCAGCTCTAACTGCAAGAGGTATGAAAGAGGAAGAGTTTACGTTTATAGCAAATAAAATTTGTGATGTATTAGATGATATCAACAACACAGACTTACAAGCTAAGATTAAACAAGAACTTAAAGAGTTAGCTAGGGATTTTGTAATTTACAGCAAATCAACTTACTAA